In the genome of Deinococcota bacterium, one region contains:
- a CDS encoding PQQ-dependent sugar dehydrogenase — translation MKRVTINRVIVFTLMLLLGFLGLAAAQEEADEAPEAQVNTVEGTAFIPAQLEASEERIGGLQLPEGFEISVFAEGFERPRMMAQGEDGAVFVTLQEAGEVVALRDSDGDGQADDRQTVASELEGVHGVAIHEGRLYLANPTTVWVGDLPGEGEEAELEVVIDDLPDGGQHGNRTMRFGPDGMLYINVGSSCNSCPETNEEHATILQVEPDGSSREIFASGLRNTLGFDWHPETGEMWGMDMGADWRGDDSPPDELNLIEAGNDYGWPYCYADRQPDLYIPYPPPDESYDDLAAYCEAETVGQVIGYQAHSSPINFVFYTAESFPEDYRGHAFVTMRGSWNRQPPVGYKVVLLRFENGEPSEFEDFITGWLLEDGQAQFGRIAGLLVMQDGSLLIAEDTGGVIYRVSYDAGGQ, via the coding sequence ATGAAACGAGTGACGATAAACCGAGTGATCGTCTTTACACTCATGCTGCTGCTGGGCTTTCTCGGTCTCGCGGCGGCCCAAGAGGAGGCGGACGAAGCGCCGGAGGCACAGGTCAACACCGTCGAGGGCACGGCCTTTATCCCGGCGCAGCTCGAGGCCAGCGAAGAGCGCATCGGCGGGCTTCAACTCCCCGAGGGTTTTGAGATAAGCGTCTTTGCCGAAGGCTTCGAGCGCCCGCGCATGATGGCGCAGGGCGAAGACGGCGCCGTCTTCGTGACGCTCCAGGAGGCGGGCGAGGTAGTCGCGCTGAGGGATAGCGACGGCGACGGCCAGGCCGACGACCGGCAGACCGTGGCCTCGGAACTCGAGGGGGTTCACGGCGTCGCCATCCACGAGGGCCGGCTCTACCTCGCCAACCCGACGACGGTCTGGGTCGGCGACCTTCCCGGCGAGGGCGAGGAGGCGGAGCTCGAGGTCGTCATCGACGACCTGCCCGACGGCGGCCAGCACGGCAACCGCACCATGCGCTTCGGCCCTGACGGCATGCTCTACATCAATGTCGGCTCGTCCTGCAACTCCTGCCCGGAGACCAACGAGGAGCACGCCACCATCTTACAGGTGGAGCCTGACGGCTCGTCGCGCGAAATCTTCGCGAGCGGCCTGCGCAACACCCTCGGCTTCGACTGGCACCCGGAAACGGGCGAGATGTGGGGTATGGACATGGGCGCCGACTGGCGCGGCGACGACTCGCCGCCTGACGAGCTGAACCTCATCGAGGCGGGCAACGACTACGGCTGGCCCTACTGCTACGCCGACAGGCAGCCTGACCTGTATATCCCCTATCCCCCGCCCGACGAAAGCTACGACGATTTGGCGGCCTACTGCGAGGCCGAGACGGTGGGGCAGGTCATCGGCTATCAGGCGCACTCCTCGCCGATCAACTTCGTCTTCTACACCGCCGAGAGCTTCCCCGAGGACTACCGAGGACACGCCTTCGTGACCATGCGCGGCTCCTGGAACCGCCAGCCGCCGGTGGGCTACAAGGTGGTGCTGCTGCGCTTCGAGAACGGCGAGCCCAGCGAATTCGAGGACTTCATCACCGGCTGGCTGCTCGAGGACGGCCAGGCGCAGTTCGGCCGCATCGCCGGCCTGCTGGTCATGCAGGACGGCTCGCTGCTTATCGCCGAGGA